The Microbacterium sp. LKL04 sequence CTCGGCGGTGTCGATCTCGACGATCTCGCCCTTGCGCATGATGGCGATGCGGTCGCTGATCTCCAGCAGCAGCGGCAGGTCGTGGGTGATGAAGATGACGGAGAAGCCGAACTCGTGGCGCAACTGCGAGATCTGCTTGAGGATCTCGCGCTGGACGAGGACGTCGAGCGCCGTGGTGGGCTCGTCCATGATCATCAGCTGCGGGCGGAGCGCGAGCGCCATGGCGATCATGACGCGCTGGCGCATACCGCCCGAGAGCTCGTGCGGGTACGAGCGGCTGCGGGCGGCACCGACCTTGACGATCTCGAGCAGCTCGTTCACCGCGTCACGGCGTGCGGCCCGGTTCATGTCGGGGCGGTGCACCTCGAAGACGTCGGCGAGCTGCGACCCGATCGTGGCGACGGGGTTCAGGGCGTTCATCGCTCCCTGGAAGACCATCGAGATCTTGTCCCAGCGGAAGCGGCGCATCTGCTCCGGATCGAGCGAGTTGACGTCGATGTCCTCGCCGGAGACGTCGCGGAAGGTGACCGATCCGCTCGAGATGACGGCGGGTGCCTTGAGCAGGCGCTGGACGCCGTAGGCGAGCGTGGTCTTGCCGCATCCGCTCTCGCCGGCGAGGCCGAGGATCTCGCCGCGGCGCAGCTCGAGGCTGACATGGGTGACGGCTTCGACCGGGGGGTCGACGTCGTAGACGACCGAGAAGTCGTCGACGGACAGTAACGAATCGCGCATCGGTGCGTGCTCGCTTTCGTGGAGGTGAGCAGGGGGAGCGGGACGGATGCCGCGGGCCATGCGGCATCCGTCCCACCGTCGATCGGATTACTCTTTGGGCTTCAGCTTCGTCAGGATCTGAACGACGCCGACCTGCGTCGGGTCACCCGCGGCGTACTGGTCGTCCTCGGAGGGCCAGCCGACGTAGTTGCGGGTGTTGAACTCACCGAGGAGCGGGTGGGCACCCAGCGGGATGGCGGGGACGTTCTCGACGAACGCCTTCTGCAGGATTGCGCCGGCTTCGGCGCGCTCGTCATCCGAGGCAGCGTTGGCGTAGGTGTTCAGCGCCTCGGTGACCGCGGGGTCGTCGAAGCGGCCGAAGTTGAACGACGCCTTGCCGTCGACGATCCACTTCGGGTCCATGGTCGACGTGTACAGGCCGTACGCGTTGCCGGTGTCCTCGAGCCAGTGGATGATCGCGTCGAAGTTGCCCTCCTGCTTGCCGGCGTCCCAGCCGCCGAAATCGGGCTGGTCGACGTTGACCTTGATGCCGAGCGCCTTCTCGAGCTCCTCCGACATGAGGGCCTGCTCGGTGTTCCAGTCGCTCCAGCCGGCGGGGACGGAGACCGAGAACTCGACAGCTTCACCGTCGGGGTCGGTCAGCGTGCCGCTGTTCCAGGTGTAGCCGGCGTCCGTGAGGACCTCCTTGGCCTTGTCGACGTCGACGGAGTAGTTGTCGTCCTTGTACTCGTCGATGATCTCGCTCTCGAGCACGGAGCTGAGGCCGGTCTTGTTCCAGATCGCCTCGCTCGCACCCTCTCGGGCGATGTCGACGTAGGCCTCGCGGTCGATCGTCCAGGCGAGCGCCTCGCGCAGTGCGGGGTCGTTGAAGGGCTTCTTCTGCAGGTTCATGAAGAGCGTGCCGGCGCCCGGGGTGGGCGAGACCAGGAACACGTTGTCCGGGTCGGCGGAGAGGTAGCTCTCCTGGACCTGCGGGATGAAGGCCTGAGCCCAGTCCGCGTCGCCCGACACGAGCGCCGTGGTGAGCGCGGCGTTGTCGCCGTAGGAAACGTAGTTCAACTGGGGAACGGCGAGGTCGCCGCCCCAGTAGTCGGGGTTCGCCTTGAGAGAGACGGACTCGGTCGACCAGTTCGACATCACGTACGGGCCGGTGCCGACGAGCTTGCCCTCATCGGTCAGGGGGTCGGTGTTGGGGTCCTCGATGTCCTTCCAGATGTGCTCCGGGACGATCGGGGTGTGCAGGACGCGGCCCTGCGAGGTGAACTTCGAGCTCGAGAAGGTCAGCACGACCGTGTCGCCGTCGGCGGTGACCTCGGTGACGCCGAGAGCGCCGGTGTCGGTGAGCTTGCCGCTCAGGTACTGATTGAAGGTGAAGACGACGTCGTCGGCGGTGAAGTCCTCACCGTCGCTCCACTTCACGCCGCTGCGAGGCGTGACGGTGAGCTGGGTGTAGTCGTCGTTCCACTCGACCTTCTCGGCGAGCCACGGGGTGGTGCCGAGGTCTCCGGTCGGGTTGACGAGCGCGAGGGGCTCGAAGATGACCTTCGAGTAGCCGTAACGCGAGCCGGCCGAGTCGCCGAGATAGGGGTTGTGGGATTCCGTGGTGATCGCGCCGTCGGGCTTCGCGATCGTGAGAGCGGCTCCGGAGCCCTGGTTCCCGGAGTCGTTGTTTCCTCCGCCGGCGGCGCAGCCGGTGAGGATGAGTGCCGCGGTGAGACCGGCGGCGGCGAGGGAGGTCTTCAGCCTCATTGCTTCTCCTTCATCTGTGGTCCCGGCGCCGCGAACAGACCTCCGAAGGAGTGCCACTCGGCGCTGAGTGTGATTGCATGGGAAAACTTACAATCAAGTAAGTAAGTTCACAACCCTCCAGTGATGCGGGCGTCGCGATCTGCGTATGATCTGATCCGCACGCGGGGAAGAAGGCAGATCATGGTCGACAGCCGACACCAGACGAAGTCGCGTCCCGCGACGCTCGTCCGTCGTCGAGAGATCCTCGACGCGGCGCAGGAGATCTTCGGCTCCAAGGGCTTCGCGAACGGCACCCTGCAGGACATCGCCGACCAGGTCGGGATGACGCACGCCGGCATCCTCCATCACTTCGGGTCGAAGGATCAGCTGCTGCTCGACGTGCTCGAGCATCGGGATCAGACGGATGTCGTCGATCTGGACGGCGGGCGCATCCCGGGCGGGATGGAGCTGTTCCGCCACCTCGTGCACACCGCGATCATGAACATGCAGCGGGCCGGGATCGTGCAGGCGTATGCCGTGCTGTCGGCGGAGTCGGTCACCGACGACCACCCCGGGCGGGCGTACTTCGAGCACCGGTACACCGTGCTGCGAAAGGACCTGCGCGAGGCGTTCGAGCGGGTCTGCGAGGAGCGAGGCATCACGGATCCCGGCTCGATCGCGCACGGCTCGGCGGCGATCCTCGCCGTGATGGATGGGTTGCAGGTGCAGTGGCTGCTCGATCCGACGGCGGTCGACCTGGGGCGGGCGTCGGAGTTCGCGATCGAGGCGATCGTGGCCGCCGTCATCGAGCCGCGTCCGTCGGTCCTGGCGGAACCCGCCTGAGTTTGTTCGGCGTCGATGTCGATTCCGATCGCACTTGTTCGACGCGATAGTGAGAGGGACGAAAAGCGTCCCCCGGAACTCAGGAGATGACCATGAAGCACATGCTGATCATGCGGAGCACGCAGGCTGCGGCAGAGGCCTTCGCCGAGACCGATTTCGAGGCGGTCATCAATGCGATGGGCGCGTACAACGAGTCGATGATGAACGCCGGCGTTCTCGTCGGTGGCGACGGCCTCGCGCCCGAGCCGGGGTATGTCGTCGACTTCGACGGCGAGACGCCGGTGGTCAGCGACGGCCCCTACGGCGAGGTCCACGAGCTCTTCAACGGGTTCTGGATCGTGCAGACGGGGACCGCCGAGGAGGCCTTGGAGTGGGCGAAGCGCGCACCGCTGACGCCGGGCAGCAAGCTCGAGGTGCGGCGGGTGACCGACGAGAGCGACTTCGCGGACTTCGCCGACAACGAGTACATCGAGAAGGAGAAGGGCTGGCGCGAAGAGCAGGGCGCGTGAGCCGATGCGTCGCGCCCCACGTGGGCGACCGGGCTTCGCACGAGATTCGTGCGCTCTGTCGGGTCTCGACTCGCCCGGCCCGCGTGCTCGCGTGGAGCGGTGGCGCGTGGTCGTGATTCGCGCTCGCGACTGCGAGGTTCGGCGTCGCCTCAGAAGGGTGCCGGGTCTGCGGGTCGTGTGGCGGCAGGGGTGAAGGCGACGGCCGGTGTGGGTGCGTCTTCTCTGTAGGTCCTGCCGAGGGGTGAGGTCCATTCGAGGACCCCACCCGACAGTTGTCGCACCCGCCAGGCGGTGAATTGCTTCATCGAATGATGCCGTTGGCAGAGGTGGGCGAGGTTGCTCAGTTCTGTTTTCCCGCCGAGGGCGTGGTCGTGGGTGTGGTCGATCTCGCAGCGGATCGCGGCGACGCGGCATCCGGGGAACCGGCAGTGCTGGTCCCTGGCTTGCAGGAACCGGCGCATTCCGGAGGGGACCCGGTACGAGTCGGTCGACACGGTGACCCCGGTGGTGGGGTCGTGGAACAGGCGCTCCCAGATTCTGGTGTCACGGGCGAGCGTGCGGGCGGTCGCGGGGTCGATCGGCGAGCGGCCGGTCAGGTCGCACGGCCCGTCGTCGTGCCCGGTCAACGTCGCGGCGGGGACGAGAACCTGCACCCTCGCGCGGATCGCGCCGAGCGGACCCGCGGTGGTGTCGCGCGTGTCATCCAAGGCCGGTGTCCCTGCGAGGAGGAGGTCGGCGAACACATCAGCGCGGACCTGATCGGTCGTGCGCGCGTCGGTCGCGACGACCTCCGAGCCGGTCGCCCGCTCCACTCTGGTGTCGATGATCGCGCGTGCCTGCTGCGTGAGCCGGTCGTGGATCCCTTCCACGATTACCGTCGGGAGGGTCACGATCAGATCGCTCATTCCATCCCGTCCCGGCACGAGTCGCACGCATCGACCCGCGGTCGCCTTCTCGTGTCGTTCCGCGAACGATCGAGGGTGCATCCGGTACGCCAGGATCTCCAACTCACCCCGCACCCGGTTCGGCGTCTGACCCTCGCATCGTTCGATCGCGATCGCCTCGAACTCCGCCCACATCTCCGCGGGCAGGTTCACTCCGGCATCCACGATCGCGCTCACGTGCCCGCGGACGATCCGGCCCGCTTCCCATGCGGCTACTGCCGCGGGGAACCCTTCGATCGTCACTCGGGCTTCCCCGATGCGTCGTTGCACCGTCCGGTCGGTCATCCGCATCGTCCCGGCGACTTCGGCCGAGATGGAGCGCAGGGCCATGTCGTGCAGAAGGACATTCGCGTCGGAGTGAACGCCCTGCGCCTCTGCCAACCGCCCCGCTGCCGCAAGCACGCGAAGCTCCGCGATCTGCCCGGAAGCGATGACACGACCCGCGTCCTCAACGTCCGCAAGAATCCCCGCTAGGGCGGCGAGATACGTCTCGCTACCGGGGGTTTCCATTGCTTCCGTCATACCTGGACTCTCGCACCAACCTCGGACATTCCGACCCCGAAAAGCGCCGAATCAACAGCCCGTGGACAGATCCGATAATGAGAAACCACTCATCCGACGAAAGGTCCTACATCCAACCCGCCCGCTCCAGCACAACGCGCGCGATCTCGGCGACCGCTCGCCCATCCGTCGCGATCCGTACGGCATCCGGGGCACCGACGTCCAACCGCCGCGCAGCCGCGGCGCTTCGGGCCACGTGTTCCTCGAGGGCCGTCCCGATCTCTCGCTTGGCAAGGCGTTCCGCGGCGACGGCATCCGTCGACGTCAGCAGCACCGCCGTCGACCGCACGTCACCGCCCAGAGCAGCCTCCAGCTCGGCGACCTGCAGCACGCTGACGGTGTTCGTGAAGATGAGCCTCGAATACCCGACCTCACGATAATTCGCCCACATGGCGGCGAGATTCCGCTCCGCGAGGGGGATGCCGCTGCGCCACGGCTGAGGATGAGCCTGATCCAGATTGTCGCCCTCGATCACGGCGTGGCGGATGTCCGCCTGCGCGAGCAGGTGGGAGGCCTCGGCCGCGACGGAGGACTTGCCCACTCCGGAGCGCCCCCCGATGAAGATCACGTCGGTGTGCATCCCTCATCCTCTCGACCTAACGGCCGTGGCCGCATCCCGCAACCCCGCGCCGCACCCCGACGCCCCGACATACCGTGGCCGAAACGATGCGAACGGAGCGTGTGATGCGGACGTACGACTATCTGATCGTCGGTGGCGGAATGGTGGCGGATGCGGCGGCCCGCGGCATCCGGGAACTGGATCCCGACGGCACCATCGGCATCCTCAGCGCGGACGTCGATCCGCCGTACACGCGTCCGGCCCTGTCGAAGAAGCTCTGGACCGACCCCGACTTCACGTGGGATCAGGTGCCGCTCGGCACCGAGGAGACGGGCGCGGAGATCCGACTGGAGACTTTCGTCACCGGTATCGACCGCGACGCGAAGACCGTGTCGATCGGCGAGGGCAACGACCTCGGCTACCGTCGACTCCTCATCGCGACGGGCTCGAAACCCCGCGAGATCCCCGTGCCTGAGGACGACCGCATCCTGTTCTTCCGCTCGGCAGACGACTACCGGCGCCTCCGCGACCTCGCCGCGAACGGCGGGCGTGCGGTCGTCATCGGCGGCGGCTACATCGGCGCCGAGATCGCGGCGGCGCTCGTGCAGAACGGCGTCGAGACCGACCTCGTCTTCCCGTCCGAGGTCCTCGGCGACGGCACGTTCCCGCCAGCGCTCGCGACGCGCTACGAGCAGCTCTTCCGTGACGCCGGCGTCGAGTTGATTCCGGGTGCCCGCGTGGAGGAGGTCCGGACCGCCGGCAACCGCCTGCACGTCGCCCTCGAAGGCGGCGAGGAGCGCCCCGCCGACATCGTCGTGCTCGGACTCGGCGTCGACCCTGTAACCGACCTCGCCGAACAGGCGGGGCTGGAGGTGGACGAAGGTGTCGTCGTCGACGAGCACCTCGTCACGAACGACGACGCGATCTGGGCAGCGGGCGACATCGCGTCCTACCCCGACCCGATCCTCGGACGCACGCGGGTCGAGCACGTCGACAACGCGAACGAGCAGGGCGCGGCCGTCGGCCGGTCGATGGCGGGGGAGCGGCTGCCGTACACCCACACCCCGTACTTCTACTCGGCCGTGTTCGGCGTGCGATGGGAGGCGGTCGGCACGCTCGACCCCGAGAAGGATCCGCTCGTCGTCGATCTCGACGAGGACCGCACGGTCGTCTACTACCGTGACGAGAACGGCGCGCCCATCGGCGTGCTGCTGTGGAACGTCGAGGATGCTCGCGACCTCGCGCGTGCCGTGCTCGTCGACGGCGAGACGGATGCCGAGGCCCTCCGCACCCGTATCGGCTGACCCTGTGCCAGGGTGGGCGCATGACGCACCGTCGCCTCGTCGTTCCTGCGGTGCTCCTGCTCGTCCTCGGTCTGTCGGCCTGCGCGAGTGGGCCGCCGCTTTCGCTGGGCGAGGGATACGAGTCCTGCAACTCCGAAATCGATGAGCCGGTGACGTTCGGTGACGTGGCGCGGGCATCCGCAGCCGGCACGGTCGTCATGGAGTCCATCGAGCTGGAGGGCGCCAAGGGGCTCGCGTTGCGCGAGATCTACCTCGTGCCGATTCAGAACCAGGTCAGCCTGGGTGCGGACGCCTTCCCGCCGGCGGCGGAATTCTGGGATCGGCGCATCACCGTCCCCGGGACTGCAATCTCGCCCGGAGAGGAGATGACCGTGCTGTTCGTCGTCGAGGCCGTCGGCGGGGGCGACATCCATCGCTCCGAGGGATACACAGCGCGGTATTCGATCGACGGACGGCCCTACGAGACGACAAGTTCAGCCCAGTTTCGGCTCGCCCCGGACTGTGGGGCGGAGGACGAGGACGGGCCCTAGCCCGCCAGCGGCAGGGTGATGGTGATCGTCGTCCCGACGCCGATCGCGCTGTCGATCTCGATCGTCCCGTGGTGCTCGGCGACGGCGGTCGCCACACTCGCGAGCCCGAGCCCGGTGCCGCCGTCCTCGGGCTCGGCGAGACGTCCGCGTTCGCCGGGCGCCGTGATGGTGTCGATGTCATCCGGGTGGATGCCGCGGCCCGCATCCCGCACCGTCACGGAGACCGTATCGTCGCCGCGGACGACCTCGACGTGGATGTCCTCGTCGGAGTAGCGGGCCGCGTTCTCGAGGACGTTCGCGAACGCGCGGCACAGGGCGAGGACGTCGCCGCGCACTGTCGCCGTGTCCAGTCGGTCGAAGTGGATGCGCTCCTCCGCGCCGGCGCGGAGGACGACGGTCGCCGATCCGCGCACCACGAGCGACACGTCGAACGTGCGCTCGTCGTCGCGCATCCCGCGGACGGCATCTGCCATCAAAGCGCCCGCCATCGCCGCAAGGTGCTCACTGGTCTCGAGGGCGAGCCGCAGGTAGCGGTTGTCCGTACCGATCTCGTCCTCGAGTAGGTCGAGGTAGCCGCGGAGGGCAGTGACAGGGGAGATGAGGTCGTGGGCGAAGGTGCGCTGCAGGGACACCTGCTCGTCCTGGGCCTGCTTCTCCGCTGTAATGTCGCGCACGATCTTCACGAACCCGCCGACGCCCGTGTCGTCGTGGATCGCGGTGATCGTCACGTGAGCCCAGAACTGCGAGCCGTCCTTGCGCACCCGCCACCCGTGATCCTCGACGCTCCCATCCGAACGCGCCCTGTCGAGCAGCGTGTCGGGGAGCCGGTTCTCGCGGTCGACGGCGCGGTAGAACAGCGAGAAGTGCTGTCCGATGATCTCGTCGGCGGAGTAGCCCTTCAGGTCCTCGGCCCCGACGTTCCATCCCCGCACGAAGCCGCTCGAGTCCAGCTTCACGATCGCGAACAGGGCTACGTGCTGCTCCCACGCCTCGATCGCGTCTGTTCGCACCTTCATGGTCCCCCGCCGGTCGGTGTCAGTCGTATCCGTCAGCATAGAAGCATTCCCGAGGCCCGCCCCGCGCTCCGGTGTGCCCTGACGCCCGTCAGAAGGCGCGGACCTCGCCCGGGCTCGCCGGCGGCAGCGGGGCGTGGGTGTCGAGATCCTCCATGAGGTGGATCGACGCATACGGATGAGGGGTGATGCGACCCGCGTCGTCGAAGACGCGGAGCGCGCGCCGCAGGAGGCCACCGGGAAGAAGCGGATGCCGGAACGTCACCTCGACACGGGTGTCGGGCCATTCCCCCACGATGTCGATGCGGGGCTCGCTCAGCCCCGGAGTCAGCGGTTGACGTTCCCCATCCGGTCCCCGCCAGTACTGGGCGAGGTCGCCGAACTCGTCGACGAGCGCGGTGATCGCGGCATCCCGTCGCTCCATCGGCACATGGATGCGCCGCCAGGGCACGTCCGGCGTGGTGTCGACGACCTCGTCGGGCTGTCTCCAGTGGAGGATGTCCATGAACTCCTCTTCGGACAGCGGTACCGCATCGCTCATCGGTAAGAGTCGTTCCGGGAGCGGACCGGTGGGCAGCAGAGCGGTCGCGTACCGGTAGTGGTAGGAGGTTCCGCCGTGTTCCGCGCGCACATCGGGCGCGTCGGGCGAGAAGACCATGCGCGGCGCATCGCCGGCGTCCTCGACGATGAGGACGCGTCGATCGATCGTGCGCGTCGTGCGCGTCCCGCCGGCGATCACGATGAGCTCCGTGTCCGTCGACCACGCTGCCCGGTCGTCGGGATCCGGGTCGCGGCGCTCGCGCAGCCAGAGCCCGTGGCGGGTCGCCCCGACGGCGTACCTGCTGCCGTCCGCGTGTGCCTGGGCGACCGTGCCGACCCAGCGGACGTGGACGGCGGTCACCGGCCGATGCAGATCGCCCTCATCGTCCTCATCGTCCTCGCTGGACGCGTACACGACCCACGCACCGTCCGGAGCGGCGTACACGGTCACACCGACCGCGACGTCGCCGACGTCCAGATCCGGCCAGGCGACGACCCGGTCATCCTCGCCGGCGGCCCGGATCACCGCGACCGGCTGCGTCATGCTGACGAGGATCTCAGCGTCCTGACCCACGGCGACGCGCCGCGCGCGGGAATCGGTGCTCACGTGGTGATTCTGCCCCACGGTGGATCAGTCCGCCTGAGCTCGGCGCGCCGCCCGATCCGATGCGCGGTCGGCGACGAACACCCTCCGTGACGATCACCTGGCAACCCGAATCCGCGCGCGCTCGGACGCGACTGGAGACGGATGCCGCAGCCCTCGGCCTGCGTCGGGTCGAGATCCCGACGACCATCGGCACGGTCGTCGCACGCGTGGGGGTCGCCGCCAGCCCCGTGGCGACCGTCCTGCTGCACGGCGCCGCCGGATCGTGGACGAGCTGGACCCCGCTGCTGCGAGCCGCTGCTCGATGCGACGATCCGGTGCGCAACGTCGTCGCGCTCGACCTGCCCGCCTGGGGCGAGAGCCCTTTCCCGTCCGACGGGATCGACATCGGGCGTTTCAGCGAGGCGATCCGCGAGGTCGTCATGGCCCTGGGATACGAGCGATGGGATGTCGTCGGTCACTCGCTCGGCGGCGCGTTGGCCCTCGACCTGGCTGCCCGTTCTCCCGAGAGGACTGATTCCGTCTTCCTCGTCTCGCCGTCGGGACCGGCCGTGTTCGACGCCGTGCGACGGCCGCTCCGAGGCGGGCTCGGGCTGCCCGCCTTCGCGGGGATGCTCCTGGCCATGCGCATCCTCCGCGGTCTCGGCGACGCGTCCGCTCCGCTGCTCCGCACCCTCGACCGCGGCGGTCTCCTGCGACCCCTGAGCGCACCCCTCTTCGCGCTGTCCCGCCGGATCGACCCCTCCGTCGTGCACGCGCTCGCCGACGAGATCCGGCCGCGGGCTTTCGTCGCCGCGTCCCGTGCCGCCGCAGCC is a genomic window containing:
- a CDS encoding YciI family protein, coding for MKHMLIMRSTQAAAEAFAETDFEAVINAMGAYNESMMNAGVLVGGDGLAPEPGYVVDFDGETPVVSDGPYGEVHELFNGFWIVQTGTAEEALEWAKRAPLTPGSKLEVRRVTDESDFADFADNEYIEKEKGWREEQGA
- a CDS encoding ABC transporter ATP-binding protein, which codes for MRDSLLSVDDFSVVYDVDPPVEAVTHVSLELRRGEILGLAGESGCGKTTLAYGVQRLLKAPAVISSGSVTFRDVSGEDIDVNSLDPEQMRRFRWDKISMVFQGAMNALNPVATIGSQLADVFEVHRPDMNRAARRDAVNELLEIVKVGAARSRSYPHELSGGMRQRVMIAMALALRPQLMIMDEPTTALDVLVQREILKQISQLRHEFGFSVIFITHDLPLLLEISDRIAIMRKGEIVEIDTAERIWTAPQHEYTRTLLSSFPRLTGERGVVVR
- a CDS encoding HNH endonuclease signature motif containing protein — its product is MTEAMETPGSETYLAALAGILADVEDAGRVIASGQIAELRVLAAAGRLAEAQGVHSDANVLLHDMALRSISAEVAGTMRMTDRTVQRRIGEARVTIEGFPAAVAAWEAGRIVRGHVSAIVDAGVNLPAEMWAEFEAIAIERCEGQTPNRVRGELEILAYRMHPRSFAERHEKATAGRCVRLVPGRDGMSDLIVTLPTVIVEGIHDRLTQQARAIIDTRVERATGSEVVATDARTTDQVRADVFADLLLAGTPALDDTRDTTAGPLGAIRARVQVLVPAATLTGHDDGPCDLTGRSPIDPATARTLARDTRIWERLFHDPTTGVTVSTDSYRVPSGMRRFLQARDQHCRFPGCRVAAIRCEIDHTHDHALGGKTELSNLAHLCQRHHSMKQFTAWRVRQLSGGVLEWTSPLGRTYREDAPTPAVAFTPAATRPADPAPF
- a CDS encoding ABC transporter substrate-binding protein, whose product is MRLKTSLAAAGLTAALILTGCAAGGGNNDSGNQGSGAALTIAKPDGAITTESHNPYLGDSAGSRYGYSKVIFEPLALVNPTGDLGTTPWLAEKVEWNDDYTQLTVTPRSGVKWSDGEDFTADDVVFTFNQYLSGKLTDTGALGVTEVTADGDTVVLTFSSSKFTSQGRVLHTPIVPEHIWKDIEDPNTDPLTDEGKLVGTGPYVMSNWSTESVSLKANPDYWGGDLAVPQLNYVSYGDNAALTTALVSGDADWAQAFIPQVQESYLSADPDNVFLVSPTPGAGTLFMNLQKKPFNDPALREALAWTIDREAYVDIAREGASEAIWNKTGLSSVLESEIIDEYKDDNYSVDVDKAKEVLTDAGYTWNSGTLTDPDGEAVEFSVSVPAGWSDWNTEQALMSEELEKALGIKVNVDQPDFGGWDAGKQEGNFDAIIHWLEDTGNAYGLYTSTMDPKWIVDGKASFNFGRFDDPAVTEALNTYANAASDDERAEAGAILQKAFVENVPAIPLGAHPLLGEFNTRNYVGWPSEDDQYAAGDPTQVGVVQILTKLKPKE
- a CDS encoding TetR/AcrR family transcriptional regulator produces the protein MVDSRHQTKSRPATLVRRREILDAAQEIFGSKGFANGTLQDIADQVGMTHAGILHHFGSKDQLLLDVLEHRDQTDVVDLDGGRIPGGMELFRHLVHTAIMNMQRAGIVQAYAVLSAESVTDDHPGRAYFEHRYTVLRKDLREAFERVCEERGITDPGSIAHGSAAILAVMDGLQVQWLLDPTAVDLGRASEFAIEAIVAAVIEPRPSVLAEPA
- a CDS encoding NAD(P)/FAD-dependent oxidoreductase encodes the protein MRTYDYLIVGGGMVADAAARGIRELDPDGTIGILSADVDPPYTRPALSKKLWTDPDFTWDQVPLGTEETGAEIRLETFVTGIDRDAKTVSIGEGNDLGYRRLLIATGSKPREIPVPEDDRILFFRSADDYRRLRDLAANGGRAVVIGGGYIGAEIAAALVQNGVETDLVFPSEVLGDGTFPPALATRYEQLFRDAGVELIPGARVEEVRTAGNRLHVALEGGEERPADIVVLGLGVDPVTDLAEQAGLEVDEGVVVDEHLVTNDDAIWAAGDIASYPDPILGRTRVEHVDNANEQGAAVGRSMAGERLPYTHTPYFYSAVFGVRWEAVGTLDPEKDPLVVDLDEDRTVVYYRDENGAPIGVLLWNVEDARDLARAVLVDGETDAEALRTRIG
- a CDS encoding alpha/beta fold hydrolase codes for the protein MTITWQPESARARTRLETDAAALGLRRVEIPTTIGTVVARVGVAASPVATVLLHGAAGSWTSWTPLLRAAARCDDPVRNVVALDLPAWGESPFPSDGIDIGRFSEAIREVVMALGYERWDVVGHSLGGALALDLAARSPERTDSVFLVSPSGPAVFDAVRRPLRGGLGLPAFAGMLLAMRILRGLGDASAPLLRTLDRGGLLRPLSAPLFALSRRIDPSVVHALADEIRPRAFVAASRAAAAYDESSWRGIRCSVRSVRGARDVFVGTDDGAGLAALIDGFDEVVLPDAGHFAAVEQPAEVLRLLRRARL
- a CDS encoding adenylyl-sulfate kinase — protein: MHTDVIFIGGRSGVGKSSVAAEASHLLAQADIRHAVIEGDNLDQAHPQPWRSGIPLAERNLAAMWANYREVGYSRLIFTNTVSVLQVAELEAALGGDVRSTAVLLTSTDAVAAERLAKREIGTALEEHVARSAAAARRLDVGAPDAVRIATDGRAVAEIARVVLERAGWM
- a CDS encoding ATP-binding protein; the encoded protein is MKVRTDAIEAWEQHVALFAIVKLDSSGFVRGWNVGAEDLKGYSADEIIGQHFSLFYRAVDRENRLPDTLLDRARSDGSVEDHGWRVRKDGSQFWAHVTITAIHDDTGVGGFVKIVRDITAEKQAQDEQVSLQRTFAHDLISPVTALRGYLDLLEDEIGTDNRYLRLALETSEHLAAMAGALMADAVRGMRDDERTFDVSLVVRGSATVVLRAGAEERIHFDRLDTATVRGDVLALCRAFANVLENAARYSDEDIHVEVVRGDDTVSVTVRDAGRGIHPDDIDTITAPGERGRLAEPEDGGTGLGLASVATAVAEHHGTIEIDSAIGVGTTITITLPLAG